Part of the Phocoena phocoena chromosome 8, mPhoPho1.1, whole genome shotgun sequence genome, AGGCCTCTGTGGAGGAGAGAGATGGACCTCACAGTCTGCACGGAGCACATATCCTCCGCTCCCTCCCAGTCCTAGTCTGTTTCACCCCCGCCCCTGCGGTGAAGTCAACGTAAGTCACGTGACCGAGGCCGAGCGGGAGCTCAGAGGAGCCCAGGGAGACACCCGCTGGGAAAACCGCGGCTCCGCTGCAAACCGGGCAGGCGGGCGAGGCCTCGGCGGCCGTTGCCAGGCCGTTGCCGTTGCCAGGGAGGCTCCCGCGCGCTCCGCGGTGGAGCGCCGCTCTGAAGGGGCCAATCCCGCGCCCGCGCGGACGACGCATGCGCGCCCCCGCCTCCACCCCCGCCTGCCGAAGAAAACCGCGCGTGCGCCTAATTAACGCAGCTCAAGGGCTTCGGGGATTAGGCTGGGCTGTACACGCAGACCGTTGAGTTGGAAGAGGTTCGTGAGATCATCCTGTAGTCTAGACGACCGAAGCAGTGGTTGCGGGTGCTTGTTCGAATTGCAGATTCCTGGGCCGTACCCGCAGCGGCCTGGGTAAGACCCGAGAATCTCCCTTCTTAGATTATGCCCAGATAATTCCGGCAGAGGTGGTCCTCATTGGCTGGACCCTCCCTCTTGTTTCAAGGGATGTAGGAATTGGAGCAGAGACGTGGAGAAGTGATCAGCCCAGGGTCGTCCAGAATTAAGTGACAGAGCCCGGTGGAGGACCCGGATTTGTGGGCTTGCACCCAAGTGCCTTCCCTCTGCTGTGCCCTGCTTCCCTGCCTGTCTCCTTTTCGGGGCACGGTTTAATCAGGACCAGACAGGCTGGCTGGCAGGCGGTTCATTCACATCGGTCGGGCTAACTGAAGAATGAAAGTTCCTTTCTCAGACCGCCAAAAAACCCCATCCAGCAAGTCCACATCATAGCTCCACTGCCTGCTCCTTAGCTGAGTGATGCTGCCTCCATCCACCTAGATTGGGGCAACCTGGAGAATGCACACCCCCCAGGGAACAATGGCCAGTTTGGGGAGTATACACCCCCTCCCCATACACACTCACGTGTGGATGTGATTAGTCTGCATGTGGTGTCACAGGCTTCACGCAAGAATGTAAACCGCTCCTGTGTCTGCACGCGTGTGTGTGGAGTTTGGGGCAGGGGTATGAGTTTGGATTCTGGCTCGAGTTTAGGCACATTCAGTAACAGGCAGTGGCCCCAGTCCAGCTGGATCATACGTGCTGACAGCCACTTTCAATGGCCTGGACGGAGAACTGGACACTCCCATGCATACCCTTACGAGAAGCAGCTGGAGAAGCATCAGGAATCAGCAGAGCTGAGATCCCCGAACATACTCACGCCTGTGACGCCTGTCCGAGTCAGCAAGGCCCCCCAGGACAAAGCCTGGGGGACGAAGCTGGCCCGTgtggtggagaggggagggggcttggGGCTGCAGCCCAGTTTGCTCTCAGAATTCCCTGTCTCCCCTGGGGGGAGAGCAGCTAGCAAAAGTGTTCTGCCAGGCTTCTGCCCATCCATTGCAACGGGTCCTCTGTTGCTCCCAAATCTCTGCCCCTCTTTATCTGTCCTGTCCTAGCCTTGCTGTCTCAAAACCTCAAGGCCTCAACTCTTTCCAAGAAAGCCAGGAACACAGCTGTGAGTCCCTTTCCCTCTGGGGGAGGTCCAGCTCTCCCTCCTGGCTCCAGATGTAAAAGAACAGCTGTGAGAGTGGCAGGAAGCCCACTTGGCAGCTAAGCAGGACCTGGGgagatgagaaacaaagcaagggTAGAGACAGGCAAACGGCAGGGCTCTCTCAATTCTAGAGACTGGGGGATGGCAAAAGCATTTCATCCTGTGGCTCGGCGACTGGCTGACAGGCCTTGCCAAGCCCTCAGACGCCCCCCATGCCCCGCCCATCCCAATTCCGGCTGCCGGGGCCACCGGCAGGACTTTCTGTACACTCCATTTCATGATTCCCACTTAATCTGAGAAGGGAAACTTGGCTTTCTTTGTGTGTCTCCACCCCTGTCCTCAAACACACACCTCCCAGAATGAGATTTTGGAAAAGAGGCtggtgagggagaggaagggaggtggaAGAGGGTGCTGGTACCCCACCCTGGcatcctcctgcccctccctacCTCTGGAAAGTAAACCAGGATGCAGATGCCAGGCTCGGTGTCCAGCAGACAGGGCTGCTCGGAGCACCACTTGCCCGCCTGCTACGCCAGGGTGACAAAGCACGAGCACCAAGCACTGCACTCAGTAAATGATTATTTCCTCAATGACCCTGGCCCACCCTGGGTCTCAGTGGGTCTTTAACAAGCCTGTCCACTGCCGGGAGAGGgacccactgctgtggcccactACGCAGCCGTGTCTTCTTTACTCTGACAGGACACAGGGTATCACAGCTGCTTCTGTTTTAGGAAAAATAGTTTAATAAGTCTGAAACCCCTTTTAGGTCCTCTCCTCCACAGAAGCCCTGTGCCAGTGCTCTTCCCATGCCCGCTGGGAGGGAGCAGCCCTTCTCTAGAGGGCACCGCCCGCTCCAGACGCCTCGCCCTCCTGGGAGGCCTGCTCTGGGTCTAGGCCGTAGTGGGTCCATCACTTTTGTGTAAAAAGGGAGCAGAACACTGTAATATGCCCCCTTCTCTGGATGCCATGGGGCCAGCCCACAGCATGTTCCTACCCCTTAATTAAATAGCCCGTTAAATAATCTCCTGGCGCTGGCAGAGAGGGGATGCCACAGCAACAAGCCCCGTGCCTGGCAGGGCTCCTGCTGCCTCAGGGCCGCCACCCTGACTCGATCTGGCCTCCACCGGAGCCGCCAGGGACACAGCCTCGTCTCAGACCTGGCCTCCTCCTACCCACACAGGGGAGGGTGAGTCCAAGCTGGCACCAGGCACCCCCCATAGCCATGGATGGGGGCACTCAGCAGGGTGAGCAGACGGATGGGTACAGCTCCTGCCCAGTCAGAAGTACGTGAGGTTCTTGACGGCTCCGATTTCCAGCATCCGCTTGATGGCCAGGGCCTCTTGGGAGACATTGTGGCCTGACCACTGTGGAGACAGCCAAGGAAGCCAACTGAGGAACTCCTAGGCAGCTACCTGGCCCTCCCCGTAAGCCCACACCCCGGGAGCTCCATTCCCCACGCCGGCTCTCGGAAGGAAGACAGAATACAGGGGACGCTGGCCTGGGAGTCCAGATGCCTTGGTTCTAGTTCTGACTCTCTGTGTGACCTCTCGGTGAGCCATCTCTGGGACCACCCTCACTCCCTCAGTGTCCCCAGTTCACCAGCAGGGACCACTTACCACCATGGACTTGAGTGTGATATACTCATAGTAGTGAATGGACTGCTTTTTGTGGTGGGCGTCTGGGTAGCCAAAGCCAGCAATATGCACCAGGTCACAGAGGTGGAGGGCCAGGGTGATGGCCAACAGCCCTGTGGTGGGCTTCTGAGGGACAAAGCGTGGGGAAGGTATTAGAGGGAGCCTGCTTCTTTCAGCACCTCTAGGCCAGCGTTCTGCAACAGAACCTTCTAGTATCATGGAAATGTTCTGCATCTGTGCTGTCCTGTATGGCAGCCACGAGCCATACGGGGCTCATGCAGCTAAGGAactgaactttttcttttattcaattttaattaaaatttaaatttaaatagccacgtgtggggaattccctggtggtccagtggtcaggactccgtgTTCTCACTGCCGACggctcaggtttgatccctggtcgatgaacgaagatcctgcaagccgtgcattgcagccacaaaaaccaaaaaaaaaaagccacatgtggctcGTGGCTACCATACTGCCTACTATAGCTCAACACGTCTGGGGAGGGTTTGGGCCTTTGGGGATGATGATGGCAATCAAGATGACaaaaatgatagtaataataacatcTACGATTTTcggagcacctgctatgtgccagacactatgctaagtatTTCATCCCATATGTCACCTCATCCAGTCCTCACAAAAACACTTTGAGGTACATggtattattagccccattttccaAATGGGGAACTGAGGCTTACAACCATTAAACAAGTCACTCAAGGAGTGGAAAGGTTCTGCTCTCCGTCTTGGAGAAACTCACCTCTCCTGGAAGCCCCGAGGCTCTCACATTTCCGGGCTGCGTGCCCTTCATGAGGGTGGGCTCTCCCTCCTATAAAGTGGGGACAGCagtacctcccccaccccctaccgTATGGGCTGCTGTGAGGACCTCACTTTCTCCACCCCTGAGCCATCCACGGGGACGGGCCACCTGATATCTAACCTCACAAACCGCCTTCCTCAGCAGGGATGACCTGCCTTCCACTCCCCAGACCTTGTCAGATCCCCTAAGGCCAGGTGTTCCCCAGCTTCCCTTTCTGAGCTCTCCTATCTTTTCATGTCACCGCCTGCCCCAGCCTTCCAGTTCAGCCCTGTTGCTTTCACCGCCACTGTGTTATCTCATCCGGTTCAGACCTCTGCCAAACCACACATGTGTCACCTTCTAGCAAACTCTTCTCTCCCCGTGTATTCCTGTAATTGTTAAACACATTACCGTCCACCTAGTTGTGCTGGAAACCTAGAATTGTCACAAATCTCTCAATTTCACCTTAAAAGAAATGCTGTAGCAGAAGGATTCTAAGATGAAGCCCAATGACCCCTTGCCCTTGAGAGTGCGTGTAACCTACGAATACGACGAGATCTACTACATTGTATGGTATTGCTTAATGTGGCCCAGTGGACTGTAAAATACACAGTCCTGGTGGGCTTGACCTGATCTCATGAGCTCTTATATCCGGGTCTAGAGATCAGCAGTGGAGGAAGTGCGAGGTGTGAAGCACAAGAGGGCTCATCATGCGTTGCTGGCCTGAAGATGGAGGGGACCAGACAGCAAGGTATGCAGGCAGCTCTTACGTGCTGAGGGTACCACCCCTAGGCTGAAAACCAGCCAGGAAATGGGGACCTCGGTCCTGCAACCACAAGGAAGCAAATTCTTCCAACAACAAGAATGAACTTGGAAGCAAATTTCACCCCCCCGAGCCTCCAGACAAGAACGCAGCCCAGCTGCcaacttgatttcagccttgtatACCCTACGCAGAGAACCCAGCCATGCTGTACCGGACGtctgacctccaaaactataAGCCAAATAcgtgggtgttgttttaagcctctaaacTGTGGTCATCTGTTAGGCAGCGACAGGAAACTCAAGttcatcccttcctctccctcttcctcctgccaGGAGCTGGGTTCTGGTCCTAATCTCCGGCTTCCCTCTCTAGCCTTCACCATCTGCCACCAGGGCCAGAAAACTCCTCTTTGCCGCCCCCCACCCGACTCCATGTGCACTAGAACTCAGTGCCAGGGGCGCTGTGTGGTCTTTTGCCAAATGAAATACCTTTCCCCAATTCTCTGCTTGATGGGCCCCACGACCCCTTAGGGCCCAGCTCCAGTACCACCTCTTCCGGTGGCACCACCTCCAGACAACCCCAAGCAGAGTTCCGCCCCTCCTCTGAGACCCCGCAGCACTCGGAACAACCCTTGATCGGAGCGCTTTGCCATTCCAGGCTGCATCCTGCACATCTATTCCGCTAGACTGAGTTTCCTTAGGGCAGAGGGCATGTCTTATTCCCCATGCATGCAAACTTGGGGCCAGGTGCTGAGCAGTCACAAAAGCAGGCATTCAACATAGGAAGCTGAACCGTAGTAGATATTCAGTAAAGAATACAATCgtggggagctccctggtggccaagtggttaggattccggtctttcactgccgtggcccaggttcgatccctgcctggttagggaactgagatcccgcaagccatgcagcacggccgaaaaaaagaaaagaaagaataaaatcgtTTATTCAAAACTTGGCAACTATTTATCGAGCATTCACGGTGTGCCAGTCTCCGTGATAAGCACATTAcgtaattatctttttaaattctagaatGGCTTTAAAAGGTCAGTACTCCTATTTTCCCCACCccacagataagaaaaccaaggctctGAGTGGCTGACTGGCCCAAGGCCATACAGCAGGTAGCACCGTGAGTCCTGTCTATGTCTGatcattacttctttttttttttttttttttgcggtacgcaggcctctcactgttgcggtcccTCCCgccccggagcacaggctctggacgcgcaggctcagcggccatggctcacgggcccagccgccccgcggcatgtgggatcctcccagaccggggcacgaacccgcgtcccgtgcatcagcagacggactctcaatcactgtgccaccagggaaacccaggacTCCACGCTTTTACTGCCGGGGGtgcgtgttcaatccctggtcggggaactaaaatcccacaagccgtgcggccCGCGGCCCAAAAGAAGACTACTGACTGTCCCAGCAAATCCCCAGTGTACAGATTCTGATCAGCGCCTGCCAAAGGCATCCTCTTCCTCTAGCCCCCAAGCCCTAAAAATACCCTTCCCTGACTCCCCATTTTGGAGATGCCCCCGAGCATCTCAAGAGTGTGTGCCCTCCCTTGCTGTAAAAGCCGGAATACCTGCCTCTGATTACAGGTGTGTGCCTGGGGGCCGTGTGCTGCCGtctctgctattgttttcccCTTGCCTGGGGTCCTCCCTGGCCTTCTGGAGCCTCTAGGAAGTCCCTCCTACTTCCCACAGAGAACCCCAACCCTCTGGCTTCCCGGCCGTCTGCAGCCCATCATCACCTGCTTAATCTTGTATGGCTGCTGTATCGGCAGGCCCAGCAGTTTGTCAGCTGCAATCTCCATGAAGAAGGGGTTGAGAATCCGAATCTGTTTGGGGTTGACGTCCCAGATGAGGGGAGGCTGTTTCCAGAAGCCCTTTCGCACCTAGGCgggtggggttgggagggagagagCCAGTGGGTTGAaacggggaggtggggaggggcttcTCCAGGGGACGGGGCCCCTGTGTTGATGGCACAGGCCCTCGGGAGTGCGGGGTGACGGGAGGGACGCGGAGGCCTACaccagaggtgggagaggagaccagaagagaggaggagggagagagcggAGTGGGGCACCCCCTAGGGGAGGCCAGGTGACATGGTGTGTAGAGTATGGGCTCCAACCATTGCCCGCTTCCAAGTATAGCCATGTAGGTAGAAGGGGCCAGCTGAACACGTGGCAAAAAATGGACAGTCGGACAGTTCAGCTGTCAACTGGATGGCAAAGAGACAGAGCGGACTTTCTGGAGTCCACCTAGGACAGAGATCTCGACTGTTCTAAGTGCCTCCACCTGGAGATGACTACCAGCTGGTCCCTCTGCTGCCAAGCTTCTCCCCGGCAAACATATTTTGGCAGCTTCTCTGTCCCAAGCAGCCTCGAGCTTAGGGTGCCCTTCGCTGCTGCTGTCTGACCCCTGCAGTAGAACACTTCCCCGTACTGGCTCCTGAGGACCGTGGGCACACGGGATGGAGCGGCAGGGCCTGACCCGGGCGGCGTCCCCATCCCCAGGCTGCGACCTCGCCCCCGCCAGTGTCTCCGCTTACGCGCTTCTTATCACTCAGGATGCTCTCAATCCAGTGGAAGTCCATGGCCTTGAAAGCCACCATGACAAGGAGTGTGTCAGGGTTGTCCTCCACTTTGGGGTTGAAGTGGGCGGATTCAGGGTAGAAGAGACGCATGGTGGTCTTGGAGCCCACGTCATGCTCGTAGCCAGCCACCGGTGCGCTGTTTAACCTGGGCGGCAGGGAGGAGGATGCCCGTCACCTAGAATCCCACTGGGTCTGTTTACCATCGCCCCCAAACAGAAGACCTGTTACAGAAGACGCTCATACAGACCTGATGACCACGTCGTACTTGTTGATGGCCTCTCCCAGCGAGCTGTTGCGCAGCCGGTGCCCGTTCCCCACCACCACGCAGCGGCGGCACTTGAGGCTGCCCCGGGAACAGGGTGGTAAGACCCAGAAGGAGCCCCTGCTCCTGCCCCGGTCTGCCCAGGCCCCCtcagcccctcagcccctggcccccaTGGACCAGGCATCTCCAAGGAGTCCTGCTTCCGGTCATGCCGAGCCTGCAGCCCTGGGCTTTCAAGGGGGAGGAAACTGAACAGAGCacggaagagagagaggaggagggaaggtgcCTGGGGAGTACCAAGAAGAAACCCCATTTCGGAGGCCCCGACTGCTGCCCAGGCCTGCCTGTTACCACGGCAATACCCCCAGCAGCCTCTGCCCACTCCAGCAGCCTGATacccaggctcagctgccatggggACTGGCACGCCCGCCTCCCCTGGAGACAGGCAGGCTCACTGGGAGGTGCTGGACCACGACTGTTTCAcactggggcaggaaggagggtcTCCTCACCTCTGGATGCTCTCTGGAACGGAGTAGCTGGTGACGGCCAGCACCCGGAGCAGTAGGTCTTCTACAAAAGAACCGCAAGGAAGGGGCTGATCTCCAAAGGCTGCcaaccctccctgccctgcccccaggatCTAGGCCTGGCTGAGAACCTGGGCGCTGGGACCACGGACAGCAGAAAACGAGAAGCTGTGTGGCCAAGGTGAAGCCACCGTTCCCACCTGACCAGGCGGATACTTACCACTCCCCTTGGTCCCGTAGGGCAGCTCGTAGGCAGATGGCGTCTTGACCCAGAAATAATCCTTAAGCTGCAGAAAGACGGGCTGTTCTCGGGAGTAGCTGCGCCGAGGTGAAGGCAGGGTGGGGATGAGAAAGAGATTAATCTTCGTGCCAGAAACTGGGTCAGACCCCTGACTCACATCACGTATACACACCaaggcctctccctccctcacaggcTGCCCCTGGCCCACGTCCACCAGCACGGTTCCCTCCATCTAGCCGGCACCCAGGCCCACCCCCCATCCTCACGTACTTGCCAAAGAGCTTGGAGGCTATCCTCTCCGCCTCACCCTGGAGGCATGGCTCCTTCTTCCCTGGGATGGGAAAATAAAAGctggagacagaaaaggagagaggcaggCGCTCCAGTCAGACCTCCCGGGCCTGGGGGCCAGCTTTCCAGGCagcctccacctcctcccagggCACGTCGGCCCCAAGGCCCTGGAGAGCGACTCTCCAGCTGCAACGGTGTCAGCCCAAGTCCCACTTTGAAACCAAATCATTGCAAAGCCAGTTCTTTGTTCTCCTGAACTCCCTGGGTGAGGACCCCGGGGAGTCATCCCAGGTCCTACCCCCCAAAACCCACCAACTCCCCTCACAGAGGATTCTGGGCTAGTAGTGTATGGGAGAGGTCATGCCCTGGCTCTCTGAACCCTCCTGTCCCCCGACTAGGTCCCCACCTCATGACGCTCCATCCCTGAGCCCGGTTCCCAAGAAGAACCCACGGAAGGACATGAAAGGTGGACTCACAGCTCAATGTACCTGTCTTCTCGGGAGATGGAGTACCATACCATGACGACCAGGACCAGAGCCAGTGTGGCCAGGAGTTTCCAGCCTGCAGGGCGAACGCACGGAAGAGCTGGAAGCAGAAACAGGGAGGCACAGCCCCAGGCCACCTTCTCAGCTGCCTCAGCTGGGGCCCCTGCAAGGCCGGCTCCCAGCAGGCCCTCGCCTGGCCCTAGTTCTCCGGCTCAGGGCTTGGACCCGAGTGTCTCTGCCGTCCTTCAGGATGAAGACAGGAGCCCCTGGCTCCGTGTCggtccctccccaaccccctgctTCTGGGGAGCCCACCCCGCAGGGTGGGGAGCTCCTGGAGAATACTCACGGGACTTGCTGATCATGTTTCTCAGGTGCCAGGGTTCCTGGGGAGAGCTGTCATCCCGGCTGCCTCGGGCCACCTAGGAGGCAGGAGTCACAGGTGTCTGGTCAGCACCACAAACACTCTCGCCTAGACACTGGAGCAGGGCACACCCACAGCCTGCCTCTTCCCGCCTCCAGAAAGCACCAAGCTGCTTCCAGGGCGGCCATCCAGGGAGTGGCCCTCCTCACCCTGGGCATCTCCCTAACCCCTCAAAGGCAGCATCAGCGGTCCAGGTGGGGCCTACGCCCCAGAGAGGGAAACCAAGTCCCACCCTTCACGAATTCCGTCCCAGGCCAGGCCAGCCTACCACAGCTTCCCCGGCATGGTTCCCCACACTGTGTCCTATCCCTCACTTGGACCTCGGAAGGGTCAGCTCCAGGAAACAGATGTACCTCCACCCATTTTCTACATGAAAGTTAAGCTAACTGTACAAGGGCGTGATTCACATTTTACACAACTGAAGTttatcttttctccacatccaagGCATTCCCTTGGTTCTGGCCACCGTCCACGCCTCTATCATCAATCTCTCACTATTCCACCCGAACAGATCTGCTcgggccaggccctggggtgaCTGTGGGACCATCAGATGGTCCACAAGTTCTCTTGCAGCCCTTCTAGACTCTGGCTGAGTACAAACAGTGTCCAAGCCCTCACCACCAGGTACATGGGGGAAACTTAACGGAGGCAGGCTGTTTGAATAGGAGCACGGAGAGTGAGAAGGGTCTGGTTggtcagaggagagaaaggagacccTTTCAGGTAAGGGCAGAGGCTGGCAAGGTAAGGACAGGGCTGTGGGAGGGGTGAGTTGCTACATGCACATAAACAGCGAGGTCCCTCCAGTCGCAAAGCCAGCCAAGGACCATGCTTCTGAGTCACCGGGAAGAAATTTCTGCAGCTTTCACAGCCACACAAAGAGGCACGGGATGCGCGCAGAGCGCCAGTTTCTTCTCTCCATGACATCCTCCCCAATGATCTGGGTTGTAGGAATCAGATGGGCCACATACTAAACACAGATTCCAGAGCCCTTTCCTGGGATAGCTTCAGCCAGCTGGGGTGGGACCCGGGATGGGCATTTTCACAAGCTGCCCACGTGATTCTTTTGAAGGatcaggaaagggagggaagCCCTAGTGTTCGTGCTCTTTGGGGGagaaatgaaaaatctcaaattatttCTCAATGGTGGGGGACCGCATCTGGACGAGGTCTGGTTTGGGTTAGAAATCATAAATCGATTATCCTCCATAACGCTGTCCTGTTATGGAATCGATGCTTTGCTCCCAGGGGCACTCCCCTGGCTCCACCCTGAGTCCGCAAATACCCAAGAATGAGAGTgttgagggaaagagaaagccgggtgggggaaagggatagGGGTGGGGACCAGAGCCAGATGTTTTCAGCAGGGTCAGGAGGGCCCATCTCTGAATCCCAgtggggatgggggctggtccTGTCCAGTAAAGAAGAGCTCTAGAGTTGTAATCAGCAGACCCCAGTGAAAGTCAAGACCTACTGCTTTTCTGAGGGTGGCCTGCCCCCCCGACCTACCCACAACAACTGCCAAGTCACACCCTACCACGTTATCCCCTTCACACGCTTCTCCCGATCTGTAATTCGTTTAGTTACTtgctctctgtctgtctcccccactgcaCATAAGCCCTGTGAGGGTAGGAATCGGGTCTGTCTTATTCCCAGCTCGAGCCCCAGCATGTAGCacactgcctgacacacagcCAGCGCTCAGCAAGTACTGAATGAATAACATGTTGGGTTATCTTGGGGGAGTCACTTttccctctctgaccctcagttacTTCAGCTGTAAAACTGGGAATTTGGCCTAATAAATGCTTGTGACTCAAATATATTTACCAGACCTGCAGCCTGAGCCTCACCAGGGACCTCACTAGAAATGTATAATCCCAGGCCCCTCCAGAGGCACAAATCAGAAACTGCGTTTGCGTAAGATCCCCTGATGACTCACATGGACACTCAAGCTTGAGATGCGCTTATCAAGATGGACGTCCTTGACCTTGGCTGAACAGGAGGATCGCAGTATCTGGGTCCCATAACTGGAAATTCTGACTTAAGTGGTCTGGCCTGGCACTGGAATGTATTCAAGCACCCAGGGGCGATTCTAACccagccaaggctgagaaccactggtccagaTAATGGCGAAAGCACGGTTCTCAATCTTTGATGTGTACGTTCTGATTCAGTGGGTGTCGTGGGTCCAACATTCTAAACGGCTCCCAGGTGGTGCCCTGCTGCTAGGCTGGGACCGCACTGAGAGCTGCAGAGCTCTAAACAAGATCCTTCAGGCTCTCACATTCTTTACATTATGAACTGCATCCTCTCCCACCCTCCGTGCTCTCAGTCCTTTCTGATCAGGATTCAGCCCAGCGTACTCCACCTCCCTGTAACAGTAGGTCACGGCACTCGGGGCACAAGGCAATCACCTGAGAAGCGGAGGCATTTACTGACATCTAGACCCCACTTTCCAAGTCTTATTTAATTGGTTGGGTATGGGGCCCAGGCATTGGCCagtaaaaaaccaaccaaacaaaaaaagctcACCTTTCTGGTGATTCTACCATGCAGCCAAAATGGAGAACACTACAGAGAGTGTGTTGTGCAGTAACTGAAAGTCAAGGACTCAGCTGTCCTCAGTGAAGGAGAACTTTGGTGGTCGGAGGTGATGGGTCCTGAACAAGACAACTACTCTTTTTTTGACCTCTTCCCCAGTAGAGTTCTGCACTTTCCTCCTAAACTGTGCTGGTCTTGTGCTAGGCAGACTGGCTAGTCCTGGGGTCTGCTCCGAGAGACCCCCAGGGatgtcacccacccacccaccccctcccctcgcTGGCCAAGCCAAGAGGATGGCTCAGCCCCCAGGATTCCAGGGGCGCGGGCTTCTTGGGCTGCCTGCTGCCtctggacaacagggagccttctcCCAGCAGCCGTCCCATAACACtgacagccccccccccccccccggggacaAAAGGACAGAAGAAAAGTCACAGCAGGGTACCTGGGCAGGAGAACAGAAATCTCATCCACTCATGTCCAAGGTGCAGCAACCTCTGCCTGCCACCAGCTGCCCAGGAGACTGGCTCACCCGACCCGCTAGGTAAAGCTGACCCCAAGGCAGGAAGGCTGTGCGCCCTCCGGGTGCTCTGCTAAGAACCACGGCGTCCCCCGCTGCAGTGAGGCTGCTGAGTCCTGCCACGGAGTCGCCGAAGGGCAGAACTGGAGGACGGGGTGAAGAACAGAAGCCTCCCGCTGCCTGGCGCTCAAAGCCTCACACAGCAAGTACTCAGTGGGTACCCGCTGTACCAAGATGAACAGAACTGGACGTCACCCATGGACATGGCATGACGCCAGGCCCCTCCAAGCCCTTGGGCCCATCAAAGGGCTGTGGCTTAATGTTCCTGAGAAGGGGGATGGGAAAACCAGTGGGGCAGAAGCCGTAATCCATGTCACTGTCCCTCAGTCCGGTGGGGAAAACCCGGAGCTGCCTGCCTGCCACCTCTAGACTCACCTGCCACTCCTGGCCCACCCGGATACTGGGTTGGGTCCCCGCCCACCTTTCCAGCATTGTTCC contains:
- the ST3GAL4 gene encoding CMP-N-acetylneuraminate-beta-galactosamide-alpha-2,3-sialyltransferase 4 isoform X1 → MISKSRWKLLATLALVLVVMVWYSISREDRYIELFYFPIPGKKEPCLQGEAERIASKLFGNYSREQPVFLQLKDYFWVKTPSAYELPYGTKGSEDLLLRVLAVTSYSVPESIQSLKCRRCVVVGNGHRLRNSSLGEAINKYDVVIRLNSAPVAGYEHDVGSKTTMRLFYPESAHFNPKVEDNPDTLLVMVAFKAMDFHWIESILSDKKRVRKGFWKQPPLIWDVNPKQIRILNPFFMEIAADKLLGLPIQQPYKIKQKPTTGLLAITLALHLCDLVHIAGFGYPDAHHKKQSIHYYEYITLKSMVWSGHNVSQEALAIKRMLEIGAVKNLTYF
- the ST3GAL4 gene encoding CMP-N-acetylneuraminate-beta-galactosamide-alpha-2,3-sialyltransferase 4 isoform X2, yielding MISKSRWKLLATLALVLVVMVWYSISREDSFYFPIPGKKEPCLQGEAERIASKLFGNYSREQPVFLQLKDYFWVKTPSAYELPYGTKGSEDLLLRVLAVTSYSVPESIQSLKCRRCVVVGNGHRLRNSSLGEAINKYDVVIRLNSAPVAGYEHDVGSKTTMRLFYPESAHFNPKVEDNPDTLLVMVAFKAMDFHWIESILSDKKRVRKGFWKQPPLIWDVNPKQIRILNPFFMEIAADKLLGLPIQQPYKIKQKPTTGLLAITLALHLCDLVHIAGFGYPDAHHKKQSIHYYEYITLKSMVWSGHNVSQEALAIKRMLEIGAVKNLTYF